From a single Paraburkholderia sp. FT54 genomic region:
- a CDS encoding DUF4148 domain-containing protein, with translation MKLTSLNRLTVRALSATFVVSAALLATSNGAYAQTSTTPATHQLTRADVRHELEELEAAGYDPSRGDDSNYPADIQEAERKVAAMHAAQTSALNDNQPAMQTMPTH, from the coding sequence ATGAAACTGACCTCGCTGAACCGTCTCACGGTCCGGGCCCTGTCCGCCACATTCGTCGTAAGCGCCGCCCTTCTGGCGACATCGAACGGCGCCTATGCGCAAACCTCGACCACGCCCGCCACGCATCAGCTCACGCGCGCCGACGTGCGCCATGAACTCGAGGAGTTGGAAGCCGCCGGATACGACCCGTCTCGCGGCGACGACAGTAACTATCCCGCCGACATTCAGGAAGCGGAAAGAAAAGTGGCTGCCATGCACGCAGCCCAAACGAGCGCGCTCAACGACAACCAGCCGGCAATGCAGACCATGCCGACGCATTGA
- a CDS encoding HAMP domain-containing sensor histidine kinase: MNLTLTQRLSLVFSVLLLACCGASAFLQIRSSDLHEKEVIQSLSRNLADHIAHRTTLMDASGLRPDAVRQLFGQLMRVNPSVEVYLLDNQGRIQGDDAPVGHVKREQLNLAPIRQFIAGEPLPILGDDPRSVDGKKVFSAAPLQLSGQAPSGYIYVVLLGEEHDALAARVAASSVLRTTLWSMALVALLGLLAGLTAFGLITRPLRRLTDAMRRFDAQGEPDTQPSVPRSSPAGRRDEIAVLEATFAQMANRIGEQWRALRRQDQQRRELIANISHDLRTPLTSLHGYLETLSLKSDTLGETERKRYLAIALAQSVKVGRLAQALFELARLEHGNVQPALEQFSLVDLVQDVFQKFELPAEARHIQLRAVIPPRLPNVCADLGMIERVLTNLLDNAIRHTPAEGSIEVDLAHKDGKVSITVSDTGPGIPPEQREGLFERPFSSGGAHRGGGLGLLIVQRMLQLHHSQIRLLETAGTGTTFCFELPTAAARSSVAGVLM; the protein is encoded by the coding sequence GTGAATCTGACGCTGACCCAGCGGCTCTCGCTCGTTTTCTCCGTGCTGCTGCTGGCATGCTGCGGCGCGTCGGCCTTCCTGCAAATCCGTTCGAGCGATCTGCACGAAAAGGAAGTCATCCAGAGCCTGTCGCGCAATCTCGCCGACCATATCGCTCACCGCACCACGCTGATGGACGCCAGCGGCTTGCGGCCCGACGCGGTCCGGCAACTGTTCGGCCAGCTCATGAGGGTGAATCCGAGCGTCGAGGTGTATCTGCTCGACAATCAAGGGCGCATTCAGGGCGACGACGCGCCCGTGGGACACGTCAAGCGTGAACAGCTGAATCTTGCGCCCATCCGGCAGTTCATCGCGGGAGAGCCGCTGCCGATTCTCGGCGACGATCCGCGCAGCGTCGACGGCAAAAAGGTGTTCAGCGCCGCGCCGCTGCAACTGAGCGGACAGGCGCCGTCCGGCTATATCTACGTAGTCCTGCTCGGCGAGGAACACGACGCGCTGGCCGCGCGCGTGGCGGCCAGTTCCGTGCTGCGCACGACATTGTGGTCGATGGCGCTGGTCGCCCTATTGGGCCTGCTCGCCGGTTTGACCGCCTTCGGCCTCATCACGCGGCCGCTGCGCCGCCTGACCGACGCCATGCGCCGCTTCGATGCGCAGGGCGAGCCCGACACCCAGCCGAGCGTGCCGCGTTCGTCGCCGGCCGGACGGCGCGACGAAATCGCCGTACTCGAAGCGACGTTCGCGCAGATGGCGAACCGCATCGGCGAACAATGGCGCGCGTTGAGGCGGCAGGACCAGCAGCGCCGCGAGTTGATCGCCAATATTTCGCACGACCTGCGCACGCCGTTGACCTCGCTGCACGGTTACCTCGAAACGCTGTCGCTGAAGTCCGACACGCTCGGCGAAACGGAGCGCAAACGCTATCTGGCGATCGCGCTCGCACAAAGCGTCAAGGTAGGCCGGCTGGCGCAGGCCTTGTTCGAACTGGCCCGGCTCGAACACGGCAACGTGCAACCCGCGCTCGAACAGTTCTCGCTGGTTGATCTGGTGCAGGACGTCTTTCAGAAATTCGAATTGCCGGCCGAGGCGCGGCACATTCAGTTGCGCGCGGTCATTCCGCCACGCCTGCCGAACGTTTGCGCTGATCTCGGCATGATCGAGCGCGTGCTGACGAATCTGCTCGACAACGCGATTCGCCATACACCCGCCGAAGGATCGATCGAAGTCGATCTCGCGCACAAGGACGGCAAGGTGTCGATCACGGTCAGCGACACGGGCCCCGGCATTCCGCCCGAGCAGCGCGAGGGTCTGTTCGAACGCCCATTCAGTTCCGGCGGCGCGCATCGGGGCGGTGGATTGGGGTTGCTGATCGTCCAGCGCATGCTGCAATTGCACCATAGCCAGATACGTCTGCTCGAAACGGCGGGAACCGGCACGACGTTCTGCTTCGAGTTGCCGACGGCCGCTGCCAGGTCGAGTGTCGCCGGCGTGCTTATGTGA
- a CDS encoding response regulator transcription factor, whose protein sequence is MDNPKRILIVEDDVDIANVLSLHLRDERYEVVHSADGNEGLRLLEQGGWDALILDLMLPGVDGLEICRRARAMTRYTPIIITSARSSEVHRILGLELGADDYLAKPFSVLELVARVKALLRRVDALAKDSKLEAGSLRVAGLSIDPLTREAAVDGKPIELTPREFDLLYYFARHPGKVFSRMDLLNAVWGYQHEGYEHTVNTHINRLRAKIEADPAQPERILTVWGRGYKLAVPGEPAGAPKDAS, encoded by the coding sequence ATGGACAATCCGAAGCGCATCCTGATCGTCGAAGACGACGTCGACATCGCCAACGTGCTGAGTCTGCATTTGCGCGACGAGCGCTATGAAGTCGTCCACAGCGCTGACGGCAATGAAGGGTTGCGCCTGCTGGAACAAGGCGGCTGGGACGCGCTGATTCTCGATCTGATGCTGCCCGGCGTCGACGGACTGGAAATCTGCCGGCGCGCCCGCGCGATGACGCGCTATACGCCGATCATCATCACCAGCGCGCGTTCGAGCGAAGTACACCGGATTCTCGGCCTCGAACTCGGCGCGGACGACTATCTCGCCAAACCGTTCTCCGTGCTCGAACTGGTGGCGCGCGTGAAGGCGTTGCTGCGCCGCGTCGACGCGCTGGCGAAAGACTCGAAACTCGAAGCCGGCAGTCTGCGCGTCGCCGGCTTGTCGATCGATCCGCTCACGCGCGAAGCCGCCGTCGACGGCAAGCCGATCGAACTCACGCCGCGCGAATTCGACCTGCTCTACTACTTCGCGCGGCATCCCGGCAAAGTGTTCTCGCGCATGGACCTGCTCAATGCGGTGTGGGGCTATCAGCACGAGGGTTACGAGCACACCGTCAACACTCATATCAACCGGCTGCGCGCGAAGATCGAGGCCGATCCGGCCCAACCCGAGCGCATCCTGACCGTCTGGGGACGCGGCTACAAGCTCGCCGTGCCCGGCGAGCCAGCCGGCGCACCGAAGGACGCATCGTGA
- a CDS encoding cytochrome c biogenesis protein DipZ, translated as MLLIVLAYLGGALTILSPCILPVLPFVFARADQPFVRSGLPLLVGMALTFALVATLAAVGGGWVTQANQYGRWVAIALLAIFGLTLLFPRFADHLMRPLVSAGNRLSNFAQADGQQVRAGSSFLLGIATGLLWAPCAGPILGLVLTGAALRGASVGTTLLLVAYAAGAATSLAVALLIGGKVFTAMKRSLGAGEWIRRGIGALMLCGVAAIALGFDTGVLARVSTVATGGLEQKLVDRLSPNAAPGKAPLAGNPADASGGAMASANPATRPAVSADADSAVTSGGAMMRTAADAAPLPVEGVLPPLSGAVQWLNSPPLTTQDLRGKVVLVDFWTYSCINCLRSLPYVKAWAQKYKDQGLVVIGVHAPEFAFERNIDNVKKATHDLGVDYPVAIDNNYAIWRALNNQYWPAHYFVDAKGQIRYHHFGEGDYAESEKVIQRLLTEAGHANASKVAIGIANGGAQGVQAAADNADMQSTETYVGYQRAENFASPGGEVADKAHTYAAPSQPGVNDWGLAGSWNVGAEHATLVAASGRIVYRFHARDLHLVLGPGKDGKPVRFRVSVDGAAPGASHGTDVAADGSGTVTGQRLYQLLRQTGEVGDHTFSIEFLDPGVQAFAFTFG; from the coding sequence ATGTTACTCATCGTTCTCGCCTATCTCGGCGGCGCCCTTACGATTCTCAGCCCGTGCATCCTGCCGGTGCTGCCCTTCGTTTTCGCGCGCGCCGACCAGCCATTCGTGCGCAGCGGGTTGCCCTTGCTCGTTGGCATGGCGCTGACCTTCGCTCTCGTTGCGACGCTCGCCGCCGTGGGCGGCGGCTGGGTCACACAGGCCAACCAGTATGGCCGCTGGGTGGCTATCGCACTGCTCGCGATTTTCGGGCTGACGCTGCTGTTCCCACGCTTCGCCGATCATCTGATGCGGCCGCTCGTCAGCGCCGGCAATCGGCTGTCGAATTTCGCGCAGGCCGACGGCCAGCAGGTCCGCGCGGGTTCGTCGTTTCTGCTTGGCATTGCAACAGGCCTCCTGTGGGCGCCGTGCGCCGGTCCGATTCTCGGTCTCGTGCTGACCGGTGCGGCACTGCGCGGCGCGAGCGTCGGCACGACGTTGCTGCTGGTGGCCTACGCGGCCGGCGCGGCGACTTCGCTGGCGGTGGCGCTGCTGATCGGCGGCAAGGTGTTCACGGCGATGAAACGTTCGCTGGGCGCGGGCGAATGGATTCGCCGCGGCATCGGCGCGTTGATGTTGTGCGGCGTGGCGGCGATCGCACTCGGTTTCGATACCGGCGTGCTCGCTCGCGTCTCGACGGTTGCGACCGGTGGTCTCGAACAGAAGCTCGTCGATAGGCTTTCGCCGAACGCGGCGCCGGGCAAAGCGCCGCTCGCCGGCAATCCGGCCGATGCGTCCGGCGGCGCGATGGCGAGCGCCAACCCCGCGACTCGACCGGCCGTTAGTGCCGATGCGGACTCCGCCGTGACGTCCGGCGGCGCGATGATGCGCACTGCCGCCGACGCGGCGCCGCTGCCGGTCGAAGGCGTGCTGCCCCCGTTGAGCGGCGCGGTCCAATGGCTGAATTCGCCGCCGCTCACGACGCAGGATTTGCGCGGCAAGGTCGTGCTGGTGGATTTCTGGACTTACTCTTGCATCAACTGTCTGCGCTCGCTGCCGTATGTGAAAGCGTGGGCGCAGAAATACAAGGATCAGGGGCTTGTCGTGATCGGCGTGCATGCTCCGGAATTCGCTTTCGAACGCAATATCGACAACGTGAAGAAGGCGACGCACGACCTTGGTGTCGACTATCCCGTCGCGATCGACAACAACTACGCGATCTGGCGCGCGCTGAATAACCAGTACTGGCCCGCGCACTATTTCGTCGATGCGAAAGGGCAGATCCGTTACCACCACTTCGGCGAAGGCGATTACGCGGAATCGGAAAAAGTGATACAGCGACTGCTGACCGAAGCGGGTCACGCGAACGCGTCGAAGGTTGCCATCGGTATTGCAAACGGCGGCGCGCAAGGCGTGCAGGCCGCGGCGGACAACGCCGACATGCAATCGACGGAAACCTATGTCGGTTATCAGCGCGCGGAAAACTTCGCGTCGCCGGGCGGGGAAGTGGCGGACAAGGCGCACACCTATGCCGCGCCGTCGCAACCTGGCGTCAACGACTGGGGTCTCGCCGGTTCATGGAATGTGGGCGCGGAGCACGCCACGCTGGTGGCGGCGTCGGGACGCATCGTGTATCGCTTTCATGCACGCGACCTGCATCTGGTGCTCGGTCCGGGCAAGGACGGCAAGCCGGTGCGGTTTCGCGTGAGCGTCGACGGCGCCGCGCCTGGGGCATCGCACGGCACCGACGTCGCCGCCGATGGCAGCGGCACCGTGACCGGGCAGCGTCTCTATCAACTGTTGCGGCAAACTGGCGAAGTCGGGGATCACACCTTCTCGATCGAGTTTCTGGACCCGGGCGTGCAGGCGTTTGCTTTCACGTTCGGTTGA